CATGACGCGCGCCTCGCAGCTGCGCAGCCAGATCAAGAGTCTGCTGGCCGTGCAGCACAGCCAGCTCACGCTGGTGTTCGAATCCTTCGCCTTCAAGCGCGGTGTGCCAACCGATGCCGACTATGTGTTTGACGTGCGCATGCTGCCCAACCCGCATTACGAGCCCGGCATGCGCGACCTGACCGGCCGGGATGCGCCCGTGATCGACTTCCTGCAGCAGCAGCCCGCGGTCACGCTGATGCGCCAGCACATCCGCGAATTCCTGCAGCACTGGCTGCCCGAGCTGTCCAACGACCATCGCAGCTATGTGACGGTCGCGGTGGGCTGTACCGGCGGCCAGCACCGCTCGGTCTATCTGGTGGAGCAGCTCTACAACGACTTCAAGGACGAGTGGGTGTGCATCAAGCGGCACCGGGAGATGGAGGCGGTCTGACGCGAAGCTGCCTGCCGAAAGACAGGCACCCTGCGTTCAGGCCACTCGACCAGGCTATACGCTCAATCCCATAGCTCGCGGGTGCCGGGCGCTGTTGCCTCCTGCTGTGCCTTCAGCCATTTGCGCAATGGTGCCGGCAGGCCCACCGTCTCCCAATCGGCAATCCAGCGGCCCTCCAGTCCAGCAAAGGGAACGGCTGGCGCAGGCTCTGCCACCACGTTGCCCTGCAATTCCAGCACGACGGGGTGCAGATAGAGATCCTTGTGCGTCAGCACATGCTTGAATGCCGGCAGATGCTGCAGCCTTGCCGCGCTCCCTGCCACCGCCTGTTGCAATGCCGACTCGTCCGCGAACAGCGGCACGCAATGCAGGCCGGCCCAGATGCCCTGAAGCGGCCTGCGCTGCAGCCAGATGCCCTGCGGTGAGTGCAGCACCAGCATCCACCAGTTCTCGGCAGAGCGCTTGAGCTTGCTGCTGCGCACCGGATAAACCAGCTGCGTGCCCTGCCCCGCCGCCACGCAGATGTCCTGCATCGGACAGGCGGCGCAGGCCGGCTGGCGCGGCGCGCAGATGGTAGCGCCCAGATCCATCAGGCCCTGGGTGTAGGCAGACATCGCATCCGGCCCCGCATCACCCGGAATCAGCGCGTTGGCCCGCTGCCACAAGGCGCGCACCGCCCTTACGCCGGACAAATCCTCGCCAAACCCAAGCACGCGGCTGAGCACGCGCTGCACATTGGCATCCAGGATGGAACTGCGCTCGCCAAAACAGAACGCTGCAATCGCAGCCGCCGTGGAAGGCCCGATGCCCGGCAGCGTCGCCAGCTCCGCACTGCTGCGCGGAAACTCGCCCCCATGCGTGCCGCACACCTCCTGCGCACAGCGCAACAGGTTGCGCGCCCGGCTGTAGTAGCCCAGCCCGCTCCACAAGGCCAGCACCTCGTCCTGATGTGCCTGCGCCAGCGCCTGCACATCCGGAAAGGCCTGCAGGAAACGCTCGTAATAGCCCAGTACCGTCACCACCTGGGTCTGCTGCAGCATCACTTCCGACAGCCAGACCCGATAGGGGTCGCGCGTCTGCTGCCAGGGCAAGCCGTGGCGGCCGTGGCGGCGCTGCCATTGCACCAGCCGCTCGAAGAACACACCCCCCAAGGATTCCGCCATCTCACGCCCCCTTGAAGCGCGAGGCCGGCATCTTCTGGCAGCGCGGACAGACGTAGGTGGAACGCTGTCCCTGGCGCAGCATGCGGATCGGCGTGCCGCATTCGCGGCAGGGCTGGCCGGCCCGGTCGTACACCATGGCCTGCAGCTGGAAATAGCCGTTGCGCCCTTCCGCGCTGGAAAAGTCGCGCAAGGTACTGCCGCCCTCGTCGATCGCCCACTCGATGATGTAGCGGATCGCTGCCCAGAGTCGCTCCACCTGCGGCCGCGTCAGCGCACGCGCGGGCGTGGTCGGATCGATACGCGCCCTAAACAGCGCTTCGGACGCATAGATATTGCCCACGCCAACCACCACATCCCCCGCCAGCAGCACCTGCTTGATCGGCGCGCTGCGCACCTTGAGCCGGGCGGCAAAGTACGGCAGGTCGAAGGCATCGTCCAGGGGCTCGGCCCCCAGGTGTGCCAGCAGCTTCTGCGCGCGCGGATCGCTCTCGGCCTGCATGTACATCACGGCACCGAAACGACGCGGATCATTCAGCCGCAGCAGGCCCAGGCTGGTATCCATCTCGAAATGGTCATGCACGCCTGGCGGCGGCAACAGCGTATCGAAGCGCAGACTGCCCGACATGCCCAGATGCACCATCAGCAATCCGCCACTCAGATCCAGCAGCAGGTACTTGCCGCGGCGGCGCACATCCTGCACCTCCTGGCCGAGCAGCACTTCCGGCTCGGCGCCCAGCGGCCAGCGCAAGGGCTTGCCCATGTGCACGCCGGCAACGCGCGCCCCTCGGATGCGGTCGACGAAACTGCGTCGCGTGACTTCGACTTCGGGCAATTCAGGCAAGAAAACTCCTCGGCACGGCGGCCCCACGGTTGCAACTGCATACGGACGCATCCCCCACTGCGCAGGCCTTGCGTCCAAGTTCCTTTATTATCCATGGGACGGTCGTCCGCCTTGCCCTGCAGGGGCAAGCGGCAGAGCTTACTTTCAGGACAACACCTTGCGCCTCTCGCCCATTGCCCTCAGCCTGGCCCTTGGCCTGGCAACGCTTTCCAGCCAGCCGGTGGTCGCAGCCCCGGCACGGCCTGCCGCCCTGTCGCCCGAGCGCACCAACACGCAGGTCGACGCCGACCGCCGGATTCGGCAGGATGCGGCACTCGACACCATCATCCTCAATTCCACCGCGCTCTACGATGCACTGGTTGGCGAGCTGTATTACCAGAGCCGCGAGCCTGGCAAGTCCTACGCCTACCTGATGGAGGCAGCGCGCCGCAGCGGCGATACCCGGCTCTATGCACGCGCTGCCGAGGTCGCCATCCAGGCACGCTCGCCGGATGCCGCGCTGCGTGCCGTGCAGGCCTGGCAAAAGCTCAAGCCCTCCGATTCCGAAGCCAGCAACTACCAGTTGCAGATCCTGCTGCTGCTCGGCCGTATCGAGGAAAGCGCCGGTCCGCTGGCCCAGGCCCTGAACAATGCCCCACCCGAGCGGCGCCTCAAGCTGATCCACGCCACCCCGGTGCTGTACGGCGAAATCCACAACCAGGAACTGGTATTGCGCACCGTGGAGCCGGTGCTGCAGACCTGGGCCGAACAGCCTGCCACGGCCTTTGTCACCAACATCAGCCTGGCGCGCATGCAACTGACCGCGCGCCAGTATGCACAGGCCATGGATTCGCTGGAGAAGGCGCGCGCCGCCCAGGTTCCTGCCGAGCGGCTGGGCACCGTGCTCCCCAACCACGAGTTGCCTGCCCTGGTGGCGCTCGATGTGATGCGCCTCTCGCGCACCACCACCCCCTACGCCGCCAGCCACGCGGAAGAATTCGTACGCCAGGCCGTGCGTCAGGCCGATGTGTCACAGGAACTGCGCATCAGCTACGCCAAGGTGCTGATCGAGTCTCGCCGCTACGATGACAGCCTCACCCAGCTGAAGGAGCTGCTGCGCAAGCATCCCGGCTACGCCATGGGCTGGCTGCTGCAAGGCGGCGTCCAGCTGCAGACCAGGCAATACAAGGCAGCCGAAAGCTCGCTGCAGCGCTACCTCACCCTGCGCAGGGTGGATGACAGCATTCAGCCGCACGGCGAAACCCCCTCGCTGCTGGGCATGGCCTCTGCCGGCAGCGACGTGCAGGCCTATCTGATGCTGGCCGAAATCGCCGACCAGCGCAACGACGCAGCTGCCGCAGCCAACTGGCTCAAGCGCATCCAGTCTCCCGCTGCACGCAACGCCGCCATCCTGCAGCGCGCCGAAGCACTCAACAACCAGGGCAAGCCAGAGCAGGCCCTGCAACTGGTCAACGCCCTGCCGGGCGACAGCGTGAAGGAACGCTCGCTCAAGGCGCTGGTGCAAGTGCAGATCCTCGAGACTGCCGACAAGCTGGCTCCCGCGGAAAAGGTTCTGGGCACCGCCCTGGCCGAAGATGCCGACAACGCAGAACTGCTCTATGCCCGCGGCATGATCCGCGAGCGCCTGGGCAACCGGGCCGGCGCCGAAGCCGACCTGCGCAAGGTCATCACCCTGAGCCCGGATACCCCGGCCGCCTACAACGCCCTCGGCTATTCTCTGGTCGAACGTGGCGAGCGGCTGGAAGAAGCACGCACGCTGATTGCACGCGCACTGGAACTGATGCCCAACAGCGGTGCCGTCCAGGACAGCATGGGCTGGGCCGAATACAAGCTCGGCCGCCTGAAGGAAGCCCGCCGCTGGCTGGAAAAGGCCTTCGACAACGAGCCCAATGCCGAAATCGCCGCCCACCTGGGCGAAGTGCTCTGGAAGCTGGGCGACCAGACCAAGGCGCGCGCCATCTGGCAGGAAGGCCTAAAGCTCGACGCCAAGGACGAGGTGCTGCTGCGCACCATGCAGGAGTTCGGCGTGAAGCCGGCACCATGAAACCGCCCTGCCCCCTGTTTAATCACTGATTTTTCCCATGAACGATTTCCCAGGCCTCAACCGCCGCCAGGCTGCCAGCCTGCTGACTGTTTCGCTGATCGGCGCCACGCTGGCCGGCTGCGCCACGCCGCCCCGCCCTGCCACGCCCGATGTTGCTGCCTCCACCTGGAGCGGCCGCCTGTCGCTCACGGTGGACCAGGAGCCGCCGCAGTCCTTCTTCGCCAGCTTCCTGCTCAAGGGCACACCGCGCCAAGGCACGCTGGACCTCTACAGCCCGCTGGGCAGCACCGTCGCCCAGGTGCGCTGGTCACCCACCGAGGCCATCGCCCAACAGGGCAAGATGGCACGCGAATATCCCTCGCTCGATGACCTGATCATCGACTTGACCGGTGCCAACGTGCCGGTGCCCGCCCTGTTCGACTGGCTCGCCGGCCGCAACACCAGCGTGCCCGGCTGGCAACCCGACCTGAGCCGCCAGCCCGAAGGCCGCATCAGCGCGCGCCGCCTGCAACCGCTGCCCACGGCGCGCCTGCAGGTCGTGCTGGACCAGAACCCGGCCTGACAGGGCGTTCCATGGCCGAAACCGCCTTTCACAAGCTCCCCGCTCCTGCCAAGCTCAACCTGTTCCTGCACGTGGTGGGCCGGCAGGACAACGGCTACCACCTGCTGCAGTCGGTCTTCATGCTGATCGACTGGCAGGACTCGCTCGACTTCACGCTGCAAGCCGGCGGCACCATCACCCGCACCGAAGAAAGCGAACTACCGCTGCCGGCCGAAGACCTCTGCGTGCGCGCCGCGCGCAAGCTGCAGCAGGCCACGGGCTGCACGCTGGGCGCCCATATCCACCTGCGCAAGCAGATTCCCGCCGAAGCGGGCATGGGCGGCGGCTCATCCGACGCCGCCACCTGCCTGATGGCGCTGAATCGCCTCTGGAACCTCCAGCTCTCGCCCGAACAGCTGGCCGCCATCGGCGTGGAGCTGGGCGCAGATGTGCCCTTCTTCCTGTTCGGGCGCAACGCCTGGGCCGAGGGCATCGGCGAGAAGCTGCAGCCGGTGGAACTGCCTGCTTCCCGGTGGATCGTGGCCAAGCCTGACCAGGGCGTGCCGACCGGACCCATTTTTTCTTCACCCGACCTGAAACGCGACACAAAACCTGCTACACTCTCGGCTTTCGTTGCAGACGCTGACCCGTTTCATTACGGACACAACGACCTGCAACCGGTCGCCGAAAGGCTTTGCCCGCCGATCACCCAGGCCATCGCCTGGCTCGATCAGCAAGGACTGCAGGCACGCATGACCGGTTCAGGCAGTGCAGTGTTTGCACAATTGCCCGCAGGGTTTGATGCCGACAAATTGCAACAGTCGGCCCCAGAAAAAAACTGGAAAATCAGAGTCTGCAGCAATTTGAGCCTCCATCCTCTGCTACAATGGAGAGCTTAACGAAACGCACAAACGCTGGTTGCTTGCAGCAGCTGGCGTGTGTAGGGGAGTAGCCAAGTCGGTTAAGGCACCGGATTTTGATTCCGGCATGCGAGGGTTCGAATCCTTCCTCCCCTGCCACACACCTTGTTCTCATCACCCAAAGTAAATCGGCCATCATCGTGTTTCCACTGTTGATGGCCTTTTGTATTGCCGGAAGCTGACATGCAAAACTTCGATTCCGATTTCCTCGTCTTCACCGGTAACGCCAACCCCAGTCTGGCGGAAGAAATCGTCAAATCGCTCGGCACCTCCCTGGGTGAGGTTCAGGTCGGCCGCTTCTCCGATGGCGAAGTCACCGTCGAGATCAAGCAGAACGTGCGCGCCCGCGACGTATTCATCGTCCAGCCCACCTGCGCCCCCACCAACGAAAACCTGATGGAACTGCTCATCATGGTCGACGCGCTCAAGCGTGCATCGGCCGAGCGCATCACGGCAGTCATTCCCTACTACGGCTACGCCCGCCAGGATCGCCGCCCGCGTTCCACCCGCGTGCCGATTTCCGCCAAGGTCGTGGCCAACCTGCTGCAGACCGTGGGCGTGCACCGCGTACTCACCATGGACCTGCACGCCGACCAGATCCAGGGCTTCTTCGACATTCCGGTGGACAACATCTACGCCTCCCCGGTGCTGCTGAGCGACCTGCGCCAGAAGAACTACGAAGACCTGATCGTGGTCTCGCCCGACGTGGGCGGCGTGGTGCGCGCACGCGCCCTGGCCAAGCAGCTGGGCTGCGATCTGGCCATCATCGACAAGCGCCGTCCCAAGGCCAACGTCAGCGAAGTGATGAACATCATCGGTGACATCGACGGTCGCAACTGCGTGGTGATGGACGACATGATCGACACCGCCGGCACACTCGTGAAGGCTGCCGAGGTGCTCAAGGAGCGTGGCGCCAAGAGCGTATACGCCTATTGCACGCACCCCGTGTTCAGCGGCCCCGCCATCGAACGTATCGTCCAGGGCACGGCGCTGGACGAGGTCGTCGTGACCAACACCATTCCGCTGTCGCCGCAGGCGCAGCAGTGCAAACGCATTCGCCAGCTCTCCGTGGCTCCGCTGATCGCCGAGACGATCACGCGCATTGCCCACGGCGAGTCGGTCATGAGCATGTTCTCGGAGTAATTCCACTCCGGAACCAATCGGGTGCACCGGATATCCGGTGCACTTTTACAACCTGGGTACACACTGGTCGCGGTGGTACCCCCAATGGAGAAAACCCATGAAAGTCGTCGCTTTTGAGCGCGCCAAGCAAGGTACGGGTGCGAGCCGCCGCCTGCGCAATGCTGGCAAGGCCCCCGGTATCATCTACGGTGGCACCGCCGAACCCCAGCTGATCGAGCTGGATCACAACGCCCTGTGGCACGCCCTGAAGAAGGAAGCATTCCACTCTTCCATCCTGGATCTGGAAGTTGCCGGCAAGACCAGCCAGGTCGTGCTGCGAGACGTGCAGTACCACCCCTACAAGCAGCAAGTGCTGCACGTGGATTTCCAGCGCGTGTCCGCTACCGAAAAACTGCAGTTCAAGGTGCCGCTGCACTTCCTGGGTGAAAACGACTCCCCGGCCGTCAAGCTGGAGCAGTGCATGGTCGCCTACATCGTGACCGAACTGGAAGTCAGCTGCCTGCCGGCCGACCTGCCCGAGTTCATCGAAGTGGACCTGACCAAGGTCGTCAAGGGCGACGTGGTCAAGCTGAGCCAGATCCAGCTGCCCAAGGGCGTGGAAGCCATCGCCCACGGCGAAGAAGACCCGGTGCTGGCCAGCGTTGTGGCCCCGAAAGGCCCCGGTGCCGACGAAGAAGCTGCCGAAGGCGAAGAGCCCGCAGCCGAGTAATTCCGGCCTGCATCGTCAGCAAGAAGCCCACTTCGGTGGGCTTTTTCATGCCCTGCACTTACACTATCTCGCCATGATTCAATTGATCGTCGGCCTGGGCAACCCGGGCCCGGAATACGAAGCCACCCGCCACAATGCCGGTTTCTGGTGGGCCGAAGCAGCAGCGCGCAAGCTGGGCATCACGCTCAACCAGGAGCGCAGCTATTTCGCCCAGGTGGGCCGCACCAACGTCGCCGGCCATCCGGTGTGGGTGATGCTGCCGCAGACCTTCATGAACCGTTCAGGCCAGGCTGTGGGTGCGCTGGCGCGCTTCTTCAAGATTCCGTCCGAGAACATCCTGGTGGTGCATGACGAACTGGACCTGGAGCCCGGCCAGGTCAAGCTGAAAAAAGGCGGCGGGCATGCCGGCCATAACGGGCTGCGCGACATCCATGCGCAACTGGGTACGCCGGACTACTGGCGCCTGCGCCTGGGCATCGGCCATCCTGGCGTGAAGTCCGAAGTGGTGAACTGGGTGCTGAAGAAGCCCTCGCTCGATCACCGCATTGCCATCGAGCAGGCCATCGACCACAGCCTGCGCGCCCTGCCCGACCTGCTGGCGGGCGACATGGTGAAGGCGACCAAGGACATCCATACGGCGCCTTGACGACGGCTGCCGCGCACCGATGGCGTGGCGCCTGCCTGCGTCAGGCGAGCGGCGCCCTGTACGCCGGGAGTCGCCCGGCCGAAATCAGCCGCGGCTCTTCAGGGTTTCCTGCTGCAGGCGCTCGTATTTCTGCATGAGCTGCTCGCGGCTTTCCACATGCTGCGGGTCGACCGGGATGCAGGCCACCGGGCACAGTTGCACGCACTGCGGCTCATCGAAGTGGCCGACGCATTCGGTGCACTTGTCCGGATTGATCTCGTAGATGTGCTCGCCCAGATAGATGGCTTCGTTCGGGCACTCGGGTTCGCATACATCGCAGTTGATGCAGTCGTCGGTGATGATCAGTGCCACAGTAGCCAGTCCTTCCTTTCAGGGGGTCCCTCGGTCGAAGGACAAAACGCCGCTATTATCGCAAGTGCGGCGGCGCCTTGCCGCCATTTGCTGTCCGTATCCACTTCTGCCTCATGGGTCTGTATCTTGCCAAACGCCTGCTCAGCCTGCTGCTGACCCTGCTGTTCACATCGGTGGTGGTGTTTGGCGTGCTGGAAGTGCTGCCCGGCAATGCCGCCCAGGTGATGCTGGGGCCGGACGCCAGCCCCGAAGCCGTGGCCGAGCTCTCG
The DNA window shown above is from Brachymonas denitrificans and carries:
- the mutY gene encoding A/G-specific adenine glycosylase — translated: MAESLGGVFFERLVQWQRRHGRHGLPWQQTRDPYRVWLSEVMLQQTQVVTVLGYYERFLQAFPDVQALAQAHQDEVLALWSGLGYYSRARNLLRCAQEVCGTHGGEFPRSSAELATLPGIGPSTAAAIAAFCFGERSSILDANVQRVLSRVLGFGEDLSGVRAVRALWQRANALIPGDAGPDAMSAYTQGLMDLGATICAPRQPACAACPMQDICVAAGQGTQLVYPVRSSKLKRSAENWWMLVLHSPQGIWLQRRPLQGIWAGLHCVPLFADESALQQAVAGSAARLQHLPAFKHVLTHKDLYLHPVVLELQGNVVAEPAPAVPFAGLEGRWIADWETVGLPAPLRKWLKAQQEATAPGTRELWD
- the mutM gene encoding bifunctional DNA-formamidopyrimidine glycosylase/DNA-(apurinic or apyrimidinic site) lyase, whose translation is MPELPEVEVTRRSFVDRIRGARVAGVHMGKPLRWPLGAEPEVLLGQEVQDVRRRGKYLLLDLSGGLLMVHLGMSGSLRFDTLLPPPGVHDHFEMDTSLGLLRLNDPRRFGAVMYMQAESDPRAQKLLAHLGAEPLDDAFDLPYFAARLKVRSAPIKQVLLAGDVVVGVGNIYASEALFRARIDPTTPARALTRPQVERLWAAIRYIIEWAIDEGGSTLRDFSSAEGRNGYFQLQAMVYDRAGQPCRECGTPIRMLRQGQRSTYVCPRCQKMPASRFKGA
- a CDS encoding tetratricopeptide repeat protein, which codes for MRLSPIALSLALGLATLSSQPVVAAPARPAALSPERTNTQVDADRRIRQDAALDTIILNSTALYDALVGELYYQSREPGKSYAYLMEAARRSGDTRLYARAAEVAIQARSPDAALRAVQAWQKLKPSDSEASNYQLQILLLLGRIEESAGPLAQALNNAPPERRLKLIHATPVLYGEIHNQELVLRTVEPVLQTWAEQPATAFVTNISLARMQLTARQYAQAMDSLEKARAAQVPAERLGTVLPNHELPALVALDVMRLSRTTTPYAASHAEEFVRQAVRQADVSQELRISYAKVLIESRRYDDSLTQLKELLRKHPGYAMGWLLQGGVQLQTRQYKAAESSLQRYLTLRRVDDSIQPHGETPSLLGMASAGSDVQAYLMLAEIADQRNDAAAAANWLKRIQSPAARNAAILQRAEALNNQGKPEQALQLVNALPGDSVKERSLKALVQVQILETADKLAPAEKVLGTALAEDADNAELLYARGMIRERLGNRAGAEADLRKVITLSPDTPAAYNALGYSLVERGERLEEARTLIARALELMPNSGAVQDSMGWAEYKLGRLKEARRWLEKAFDNEPNAEIAAHLGEVLWKLGDQTKARAIWQEGLKLDAKDEVLLRTMQEFGVKPAP
- a CDS encoding lipoprotein insertase outer membrane protein LolB — its product is MNDFPGLNRRQAASLLTVSLIGATLAGCATPPRPATPDVAASTWSGRLSLTVDQEPPQSFFASFLLKGTPRQGTLDLYSPLGSTVAQVRWSPTEAIAQQGKMAREYPSLDDLIIDLTGANVPVPALFDWLAGRNTSVPGWQPDLSRQPEGRISARRLQPLPTARLQVVLDQNPA
- the ispE gene encoding 4-(cytidine 5'-diphospho)-2-C-methyl-D-erythritol kinase produces the protein MAETAFHKLPAPAKLNLFLHVVGRQDNGYHLLQSVFMLIDWQDSLDFTLQAGGTITRTEESELPLPAEDLCVRAARKLQQATGCTLGAHIHLRKQIPAEAGMGGGSSDAATCLMALNRLWNLQLSPEQLAAIGVELGADVPFFLFGRNAWAEGIGEKLQPVELPASRWIVAKPDQGVPTGPIFSSPDLKRDTKPATLSAFVADADPFHYGHNDLQPVAERLCPPITQAIAWLDQQGLQARMTGSGSAVFAQLPAGFDADKLQQSAPEKNWKIRVCSNLSLHPLLQWRA
- a CDS encoding ribose-phosphate pyrophosphokinase; this translates as MQNFDSDFLVFTGNANPSLAEEIVKSLGTSLGEVQVGRFSDGEVTVEIKQNVRARDVFIVQPTCAPTNENLMELLIMVDALKRASAERITAVIPYYGYARQDRRPRSTRVPISAKVVANLLQTVGVHRVLTMDLHADQIQGFFDIPVDNIYASPVLLSDLRQKNYEDLIVVSPDVGGVVRARALAKQLGCDLAIIDKRRPKANVSEVMNIIGDIDGRNCVVMDDMIDTAGTLVKAAEVLKERGAKSVYAYCTHPVFSGPAIERIVQGTALDEVVVTNTIPLSPQAQQCKRIRQLSVAPLIAETITRIAHGESVMSMFSE
- a CDS encoding 50S ribosomal protein L25/general stress protein Ctc, which encodes MKVVAFERAKQGTGASRRLRNAGKAPGIIYGGTAEPQLIELDHNALWHALKKEAFHSSILDLEVAGKTSQVVLRDVQYHPYKQQVLHVDFQRVSATEKLQFKVPLHFLGENDSPAVKLEQCMVAYIVTELEVSCLPADLPEFIEVDLTKVVKGDVVKLSQIQLPKGVEAIAHGEEDPVLASVVAPKGPGADEEAAEGEEPAAE
- the pth gene encoding aminoacyl-tRNA hydrolase, producing MIQLIVGLGNPGPEYEATRHNAGFWWAEAAARKLGITLNQERSYFAQVGRTNVAGHPVWVMLPQTFMNRSGQAVGALARFFKIPSENILVVHDELDLEPGQVKLKKGGGHAGHNGLRDIHAQLGTPDYWRLRLGIGHPGVKSEVVNWVLKKPSLDHRIAIEQAIDHSLRALPDLLAGDMVKATKDIHTAP
- a CDS encoding YfhL family 4Fe-4S dicluster ferredoxin, with protein sequence MALIITDDCINCDVCEPECPNEAIYLGEHIYEINPDKCTECVGHFDEPQCVQLCPVACIPVDPQHVESREQLMQKYERLQQETLKSRG